A single Lactuca sativa cultivar Salinas chromosome 8, Lsat_Salinas_v11, whole genome shotgun sequence DNA region contains:
- the LOC111906328 gene encoding chymotrypsin inhibitor 3, producing the protein MKPSSLSCVLLRLFIIVTTCSISSITTVISDDVVDITGDLVRNGGKYYIIPMEGSDYPAPTTRGRIKLTDSIYGEKICPLVVVLDPSDDKLGDGFYFSQLTRQLYLDSSSIRIDSGPPVGECEASTSWTIG; encoded by the coding sequence ATGAAGCCATCATCACTTTCTTGTGTTCTCCTACGTCTCTTCATCATCGTGACTACATGCTCAATCTCTTCCATCACTACAGTCATCTCTGACGATGTTGTAGACATTACCGGAGACCTCGTGAGAAATGGTGGGAAATACTACATCATCCCAATGGAAGGTAGCGACTACCCCGCCCCAACCACGCGTGGCAGAATCAAGCTAACAGACAGTATTTATGGTGAGAAAATTTGTCCACTTGTCGTTGTGCTTGATCCATCGGATGATAAACTAGGAGACGGGTTCTACTTTTCTCAGCTTACTCGACAGTTATATCTCGATTCATCAAGCATTCGTATTGATTCGGGGCCTCCTGTGGGTGAATGTGAAGCGTCGACATCTTGGACCATCGGATGA